One region of Flavobacterium sp. GSB-24 genomic DNA includes:
- the carA gene encoding glutamine-hydrolyzing carbamoyl-phosphate synthase small subunit has product MKYTTRKSAILLLSDGTIFHGKSIGISGKTFGEVCFNTGMTGYQEIFTDPSYFGQIMVTTNPHIGNYGINDLEVESESVKIAGLVCKNFSFNYSREGASGSLEDYFTKQNLICISDVDTRALVSYIRDNGAMNAVICTDGTSVEDLKKELANVPDMEGLELASKVSTKEPYFVGDDNATYKISALDLGIKKNILRNLAKRDCYIKVFPYDSTYEDLTGFNPDGYFLSNGPGDPDPLFGAIEVAKRIIADDKPLFGICLGHQVIALANGVKTYKMFGGHRGINHPVKNLITGKGEITSQNHGFAVKREALEGHPELELTHIHLNDDTVAGMRMKNKNCFSVQYHPEASPGPHDSSYLFDQFVENIKLAGSKTM; this is encoded by the coding sequence ATGAAATACACAACACGAAAAAGCGCCATTTTATTACTTAGTGATGGAACAATTTTTCACGGAAAATCTATCGGAATTAGCGGTAAAACTTTTGGTGAAGTTTGTTTTAATACTGGAATGACGGGATATCAGGAAATTTTTACTGATCCTTCTTATTTCGGACAAATAATGGTTACGACTAATCCGCATATCGGTAATTACGGAATCAATGATTTAGAAGTAGAGTCAGAGAGCGTTAAAATTGCTGGTTTAGTTTGTAAAAACTTTAGCTTTAACTATTCTAGAGAAGGTGCTTCTGGAAGCTTAGAAGATTACTTTACAAAACAAAATCTTATTTGTATTTCTGATGTTGATACCAGAGCTCTTGTTAGTTATATTCGTGATAATGGAGCTATGAATGCAGTTATCTGTACAGATGGAACTTCTGTTGAAGACTTGAAGAAAGAATTAGCAAATGTTCCTGATATGGAAGGACTGGAATTGGCTTCTAAAGTGTCTACAAAAGAACCATACTTTGTAGGAGATGATAATGCTACATATAAAATTTCAGCACTTGATCTTGGAATTAAAAAGAATATTCTAAGAAATCTTGCGAAAAGAGATTGTTATATTAAAGTTTTCCCATACGACTCAACATACGAAGATTTAACAGGGTTTAATCCTGATGGTTATTTCTTATCAAACGGACCTGGTGATCCGGATCCGCTTTTTGGTGCGATCGAGGTAGCAAAAAGAATTATTGCTGATGATAAACCTTTATTTGGTATTTGTTTAGGGCATCAGGTAATTGCACTTGCTAATGGAGTGAAAACTTATAAAATGTTTGGCGGGCACAGAGGTATAAATCATCCAGTAAAAAATCTTATTACAGGGAAAGGTGAAATTACTTCTCAAAATCATGGTTTTGCTGTAAAAAGAGAAGCTTTAGAAGGTCACCCTGAATTAGAGCTTACTCATATACACTTAAATGATGATACAGTTGCAGGAATGAGAATGAAGAATAAGAATTGTTTCTCAGTACAATACCATCCAGAAGCTAGTCCAGGACCACATGATTCTTCATACTTGTTTGATCAATTTGTAGAGAATATTAAACTTGCTGGGTCTAAAACGATGTAG
- the rplQ gene encoding 50S ribosomal protein L17 — MRHGKKFNHLSRQTGHRKAMLANMACSLIEHKRINTTVAKAKALKQFVEPLITKSKEDTTHNRRIVFAYLRSKYAVTDLFRDVAAKVGDRPGGYTRIIKVGNRLGDNADMAMIELVDFNELYNGGKKEVKKAKSRRGGKAKKAEAATPEAPAAESETTTEASE; from the coding sequence ATGAGACACGGAAAAAAATTCAACCACTTAAGCAGACAGACTGGACATAGAAAAGCTATGTTGGCTAATATGGCTTGTTCTCTTATTGAGCACAAACGTATTAACACTACTGTTGCTAAAGCTAAAGCGCTTAAACAATTCGTTGAGCCTTTAATCACAAAATCAAAAGAAGATACGACTCACAATCGTCGTATTGTTTTTGCATACCTACGTAGCAAATATGCTGTAACTGACTTGTTCAGAGATGTGGCTGCTAAAGTTGGAGACCGTCCAGGTGGATACACTCGTATCATTAAAGTTGGAAATCGTTTGGGAGATAATGCTGATATGGCAATGATCGAACTTGTTGACTTCAATGAACTTTACAACGGAGGTAAAAAAGAAGTTAAAAAAGCAAAAAGCCGTCGTGGTGGTAAAGCTAAAAAAGCAGAAGCTGCTACTCCAGAAGCTCCTGCTGCTGAATCAGAAACGACTACTGAAGCTTCTGAATAA
- a CDS encoding DNA-directed RNA polymerase subunit alpha, which translates to MAIFNFQKPDKVIMIDSTDFEGKFEFRPLEPGYGLTVGNALRRVLLSALEGYAITSVRIEGVDHEFSTISGVVEDVTEIILNLKQVRFKRQIEDIDNESVTISVSGKDQLTAGDFQKFISGFQVLNPDLVICNLDSKIKLNFDLTIEKGRGYVPAEENKKQNAAIGTIFTDSIFTPVKNVKYAIENFRVEQKTDYEKLVFEIKTDGSINPKDALTEAAKVLIHHFMLFSDERITLEADEIAQTESYDEESLHMRQLLKTKLVDMDLSVRALNCLKAAEVDTLGDLVSFNKNDLMKFRNFGKKSLTELDELVAVKNLTFGMDLAKYKLDKE; encoded by the coding sequence ATGGCAATATTTAATTTTCAAAAGCCCGATAAAGTTATCATGATCGATTCAACCGATTTTGAAGGTAAATTCGAATTTAGACCTTTGGAACCTGGTTACGGATTGACAGTTGGTAATGCACTTAGAAGAGTTTTGCTTTCAGCATTAGAAGGTTATGCAATTACATCTGTTCGTATCGAAGGTGTAGATCATGAGTTTTCTACTATTTCAGGTGTTGTTGAAGATGTTACCGAAATTATCCTTAATCTGAAACAAGTACGTTTCAAACGTCAAATTGAAGATATCGATAATGAATCAGTTACTATTTCTGTTTCTGGTAAAGATCAATTAACAGCAGGTGATTTTCAAAAATTTATCTCAGGTTTTCAAGTTTTGAATCCAGACCTTGTTATCTGTAATTTAGATTCTAAAATCAAATTGAACTTCGATTTAACAATCGAAAAAGGTAGAGGATACGTTCCTGCTGAGGAGAACAAAAAACAAAATGCTGCAATTGGAACGATTTTTACAGATTCTATTTTTACTCCGGTAAAAAATGTAAAATATGCAATCGAAAATTTCCGTGTAGAGCAAAAAACAGATTACGAAAAATTGGTTTTTGAAATTAAAACTGATGGATCTATTAATCCAAAAGATGCTCTTACTGAAGCTGCTAAAGTTTTAATTCACCATTTCATGTTGTTTTCTGATGAAAGAATTACACTTGAGGCTGACGAAATTGCACAAACAGAATCGTATGATGAAGAGTCATTGCATATGAGACAATTGCTTAAAACTAAGCTTGTTGATATGGATTTATCTGTGAGAGCATTAAATTGCTTGAAAGCGGCTGAAGTTGATACACTTGGTGATTTAGTATCGTTCAATAAAAATGACCTAATGAAATTCCGTAATTTTGGTAAAAAATCTTTAACTGAACTTGATGAACTTGTTGCAGTGAAGAATTTAACTTTCGGAATGGATTTAGCTAAATACAAATTAGATAAAGAATAA
- the rpsD gene encoding 30S ribosomal protein S4: MARYTGPKTKIARKFGEAIFGDDKSFEKRNYPPGQHGMAKKRGKKSEYAVQLMEKQKAKYSYGILEKQFRNLFEKASATKGVTGEVLLQLCEARLDNVVFRMGIAPSRRGARQIVSHRHITVNGEVVNIPSYHLKPGDKVAVREKSKSLEAIERSLSNSSHVYEWITWNNDLKEGTFVSVPARLQIPENIKEQLIVELYNK; the protein is encoded by the coding sequence ATGGCAAGATATACTGGTCCTAAAACCAAAATCGCTCGTAAATTTGGCGAGGCAATCTTCGGAGATGATAAATCTTTCGAAAAAAGAAATTACCCACCTGGACAACACGGGATGGCTAAAAAAAGAGGAAAAAAATCTGAGTACGCTGTTCAGTTAATGGAAAAGCAAAAAGCTAAATATTCTTATGGAATTTTAGAAAAACAATTCAGAAATTTATTCGAAAAAGCATCAGCGACTAAAGGAGTAACTGGTGAAGTTTTATTACAATTATGCGAAGCAAGATTAGATAATGTTGTTTTTAGAATGGGAATTGCTCCATCTAGAAGAGGTGCGCGTCAAATCGTTTCTCACAGACACATTACTGTAAATGGAGAGGTTGTTAATATTCCTTCTTACCACCTTAAGCCTGGTGATAAAGTTGCAGTTCGTGAAAAATCTAAATCTTTAGAAGCTATCGAACGTTCTTTATCAAATTCAAGTCATGTTTATGAATGGATTACTTGGAACAATGATCTTAAAGAAGGAACTTTTGTTTCTGTACCTGCGAGACTTCAAATTCCAGAAAACATTAAAGAACAATTAATCGTAGAGTTGTACAACAAATAA
- the rpsK gene encoding 30S ribosomal protein S11, translated as MAKATAKKRKVIVESTGEAHISATFNNIIISLTNKKGEVISWSSAGKMGFRGSKKNTPYAAQMAAEDCAKVALEAGLKKVKVYVKGPGNGRESAIRSIHNGGIEVTEIIDVTPMPHNGCRPPKRRRV; from the coding sequence ATGGCTAAAGCAACTGCAAAAAAACGTAAAGTTATCGTTGAATCAACGGGTGAGGCTCATATTTCTGCCACTTTTAATAACATTATTATTTCTTTGACTAATAAGAAAGGTGAAGTTATCTCTTGGTCTTCAGCTGGTAAAATGGGTTTCAGAGGTTCTAAAAAGAACACTCCTTATGCAGCTCAAATGGCAGCAGAAGATTGCGCTAAAGTAGCACTTGAGGCAGGACTTAAAAAAGTGAAAGTTTATGTAAAAGGACCAGGTAACGGACGTGAGTCTGCTATCCGTTCTATTCATAACGGTGGAATTGAAGTTACAGAGATTATCGATGTTACTCCAATGCCTCACAACGGATGTCGTCCTCCAAAAAGACGTAGAGTTTAA
- the rpsM gene encoding 30S ribosomal protein S13 has translation MARIAGVDIPKNKRGVIALTYIFGLGKSRAIEILEKAQVSQDKKVQDWNDDEIGAIREAVSFYKIEGELRSEISLNIKRLMDIGCYRGIRHRSGLPLRGQRTKNNSRTRKGKRKTVANKKKATK, from the coding sequence ATGGCAAGAATAGCAGGGGTAGATATCCCAAAAAACAAAAGAGGTGTTATTGCACTTACCTACATCTTCGGATTAGGGAAAAGTAGAGCTATTGAGATTTTGGAAAAAGCTCAAGTTAGCCAAGATAAAAAAGTTCAAGATTGGAATGATGATGAGATCGGAGCAATTCGTGAAGCTGTTTCATTTTACAAAATCGAAGGAGAATTACGTTCTGAAATTTCATTAAACATTAAACGTTTAATGGATATTGGATGTTACAGAGGTATTCGTCATAGATCTGGTCTTCCATTAAGAGGGCAAAGAACTAAAAACAACTCAAGAACAAGAAAAGGTAAAAGAAAAACTGTTGCTAACAAGAAAAAAGCAACTAAATAA
- the ykgO gene encoding type B 50S ribosomal protein L36, with product MKVRASVKKRSAECIIVRRKGRLYVINKKNPRFKQRQG from the coding sequence ATGAAAGTTAGAGCATCAGTAAAAAAGAGAAGTGCCGAGTGCATTATCGTGCGTAGAAAAGGGAGACTGTACGTAATAAACAAAAAGAATCCTAGATTTAAACAAAGACAAGGATAA
- the infA gene encoding translation initiation factor IF-1, whose product MAKQSAIEQDGSIIEALSNAMFRVELENGHIVIAHISGKMRMHYIKLLPGDKVKLEMSPYDLSKARITYRY is encoded by the coding sequence ATGGCAAAACAATCAGCAATAGAACAAGACGGATCAATTATTGAAGCATTATCAAATGCGATGTTCCGTGTAGAGTTAGAAAATGGACATATCGTAATTGCTCATATTTCTGGAAAAATGCGTATGCATTACATCAAATTATTACCTGGTGATAAAGTGAAACTAGAAATGAGTCCTTATGATTTGTCAAAAGCAAGAATTACTTATCGATATTAA
- the secY gene encoding preprotein translocase subunit SecY: MKKFIESISNVWKIEELKNRILITLGLLLVYRFGAHVTLPGIDATQLTGLAGQTKNGLGSILDMFTGGAFSKASVFALGIMPYISASIVVQLMGIAIPYLQKLQNDGESGRKKINQITRWLTIAITLVQGPTYIYNLYRTLPSNAFLLGFNSPEFLFSSVIILVTGTIFAMWLGEKITDKGIGNGISLLIMVGILARLPQAFIQEFTTRVTNNNGGPMLLVIEIIVWLLVIISCVLLTMAVRRIPVQYARRTTTGDYEQDLAGGNRQWIPLKLNASGVMPIIFAQAIMFIPAAVAGLSKSDTSQSIVGAFSNMFGFWYNFVFATLIIVFTFFYTAITVPTNKMADDLKRSGGFIPGVRPGAETSDFLDKVMSLITFPGSLFLALIAVFPAIVVSIMDVQQSWAMFFGGTSLIIMVGVAIDTIQQINSYLLNKHYDGLMKTGKNRKAVA, translated from the coding sequence ATGAAGAAATTTATTGAATCAATAAGTAATGTTTGGAAAATCGAAGAACTAAAGAATAGAATCTTAATTACGTTAGGATTACTTTTAGTATATCGTTTTGGAGCACACGTTACGCTTCCTGGAATTGACGCAACGCAATTGACTGGTTTAGCGGGACAAACTAAAAATGGTCTAGGATCTATTCTAGACATGTTCACCGGGGGTGCTTTCTCTAAGGCTTCAGTTTTTGCTTTAGGTATCATGCCTTATATTTCTGCGTCTATTGTTGTTCAGTTGATGGGGATTGCGATTCCATATTTACAAAAACTTCAAAATGATGGGGAAAGTGGTAGAAAAAAGATTAATCAAATCACTCGTTGGTTGACAATCGCTATCACATTGGTTCAAGGTCCAACTTATATCTATAATTTATACAGAACATTGCCTAGTAATGCATTTTTGCTAGGCTTTAATTCTCCTGAATTTTTGTTCTCTTCTGTTATAATCTTAGTTACTGGTACAATTTTTGCTATGTGGCTTGGAGAGAAAATTACAGATAAAGGTATTGGAAATGGTATTTCATTGTTAATTATGGTTGGTATTTTAGCTCGTTTACCGCAAGCTTTTATTCAAGAGTTTACAACTCGTGTTACCAATAACAATGGAGGTCCAATGTTATTAGTTATTGAAATTATTGTGTGGCTGTTAGTTATCATTTCTTGTGTATTGCTTACAATGGCAGTACGTAGGATTCCTGTACAGTATGCTCGTCGTACAACTACTGGGGATTACGAACAAGATTTGGCAGGAGGTAATAGACAATGGATTCCTCTTAAGCTTAATGCTTCTGGGGTTATGCCAATTATTTTTGCTCAGGCAATTATGTTTATTCCTGCAGCTGTAGCTGGATTGTCTAAATCAGATACATCACAATCTATTGTTGGTGCATTTAGTAATATGTTTGGTTTTTGGTATAATTTTGTTTTTGCAACTTTAATTATTGTATTTACATTCTTTTATACTGCAATCACTGTACCTACTAACAAAATGGCTGATGATTTAAAGAGAAGCGGTGGTTTTATCCCGGGCGTTCGTCCAGGAGCTGAAACTTCTGATTTCCTTGATAAAGTGATGTCTTTAATAACTTTCCCAGGATCTTTATTCCTTGCTTTGATTGCTGTGTTCCCAGCTATTGTTGTAAGTATTATGGATGTACAACAATCTTGGGCGATGTTTTTTGGGGGTACCTCATTAATAATTATGGTTGGTGTTGCAATAGATACTATTCAACAGATCAATTCATACTTGTTAAACAAACATTATGATGGTTTAATGAAGACTGGTAAAAATAGAAAAGCGGTAGCTTAA
- the rplO gene encoding 50S ribosomal protein L15, whose product MNLSNLQPAEGSTHNQNKRLGRGEGSGKGGTAARGHKGAKSRSGYSKKIGFEGGQMPLQRRVPKFGFTNINRKEYEGVNLDTLQLLVDKGAITDSVSMADFVANRLATKNEIVKILGRGELKAKLKVTAHKFTATAKAAIEAAGGEAVTI is encoded by the coding sequence ATGAATTTAAGTAACTTACAACCTGCTGAAGGATCTACACACAATCAAAATAAAAGATTAGGTAGAGGAGAAGGTTCTGGAAAAGGTGGTACCGCTGCAAGAGGACACAAAGGGGCTAAATCTCGTTCTGGTTATTCTAAAAAGATTGGTTTTGAAGGAGGGCAGATGCCACTTCAAAGACGTGTGCCTAAGTTTGGTTTCACAAACATCAATCGTAAAGAATACGAAGGTGTTAATTTAGATACTCTTCAATTATTGGTAGATAAAGGTGCAATTACTGATTCTGTCTCAATGGCAGATTTCGTGGCAAATCGTCTAGCTACTAAAAATGAAATCGTTAAGATTTTAGGTAGAGGAGAGTTGAAAGCAAAATTAAAAGTAACTGCCCACAAATTTACTGCAACTGCAAAAGCGGCTATTGAAGCTGCTGGTGGAGAAGCTGTAACTATATAA
- the rpmD gene encoding 50S ribosomal protein L30, with protein sequence MAKLLVKQVRSKINCPLSQKRGLEALGLRKIGQVVEHESNPAILGMINKVKHLVSVEEAK encoded by the coding sequence ATGGCTAAATTATTAGTAAAACAAGTAAGAAGCAAAATCAACTGTCCTCTTTCTCAAAAGAGAGGTTTGGAAGCTTTAGGTCTACGTAAAATTGGACAAGTTGTGGAGCACGAGTCAAATCCTGCTATCCTTGGGATGATAAACAAAGTTAAACACTTAGTTTCTGTTGAAGAAGCTAAATAA
- the rpsE gene encoding 30S ribosomal protein S5, with amino-acid sequence MMSKYKNVELVKPSGLELKDRLVSVNRVTKVTKGGRAFGFSAIVVVGDENGVVGHGLGKSKDVSEAIAKAVEDAKKNLVRIPLNGQSVPHEQKGKFGGARVFLIPASHGTGVIAGGAVRSVLESVGIHDVLSKSQGSSNPHNVVKATFDALLQMRSAHTVAKQRGVSLEKVFKG; translated from the coding sequence ATTATGTCTAAATACAAAAATGTAGAATTGGTAAAACCTAGTGGTCTTGAACTTAAAGATCGTCTGGTAAGTGTTAATCGTGTTACTAAAGTTACAAAAGGTGGTAGAGCTTTCGGTTTTTCTGCTATTGTAGTTGTAGGTGATGAAAATGGAGTGGTAGGTCATGGATTAGGAAAATCTAAAGATGTTTCTGAAGCAATTGCGAAAGCAGTAGAAGATGCTAAGAAAAATTTAGTTAGAATTCCTTTGAATGGTCAATCTGTTCCTCACGAACAAAAAGGAAAATTTGGTGGTGCACGCGTATTTTTAATCCCAGCATCTCATGGTACTGGAGTTATCGCTGGTGGAGCTGTTCGTTCAGTTCTTGAATCAGTAGGAATTCACGATGTATTGTCGAAATCTCAAGGATCATCAAATCCACACAACGTAGTAAAAGCAACTTTTGATGCTTTATTGCAAATGAGAAGTGCTCATACTGTTGCAAAACAAAGAGGTGTTTCTTTAGAAAAAGTTTTTAAAGGTTAA
- the rplR gene encoding 50S ribosomal protein L18 produces MSLTKSDRRQRIKFRIRKSVSGSAARPRLSVFRSNKEIYAQIIDDVNGVTILAASSREKEIGKGTNVEIAAAVGKLVAEKALKAGIDTITFDRGGYLYHGRIKSLAEGARAAGLKF; encoded by the coding sequence ATGTCATTAACAAAATCTGATAGAAGACAGAGAATTAAATTCAGAATTAGAAAATCGGTTAGTGGTTCTGCTGCAAGACCTAGACTTTCTGTTTTTAGAAGTAATAAAGAAATTTACGCTCAAATTATTGATGATGTAAATGGAGTTACTATATTAGCTGCATCTTCAAGAGAAAAAGAAATAGGAAAAGGTACTAACGTTGAAATCGCTGCTGCTGTTGGAAAATTAGTTGCAGAGAAAGCGTTAAAAGCTGGGATTGATACAATCACTTTTGATAGAGGTGGTTATTTATATCACGGTCGTATTAAATCATTAGCAGAAGGCGCAAGAGCCGCTGGACTTAAATTCTAA
- the rplF gene encoding 50S ribosomal protein L6, with amino-acid sequence MSRIGKSPIVITAGVTVEVKDGIITVKGKKGQLVQEFSDVNVTVEGDQVLVERSSDHKDHRAKHGLYRSLINNMIIGVSEGFTKELELVGVGYRASNQGQKLDLALGYSHNIVLEIAPEVSLETISEKGKNPIVKLTSFDKQLLGQVAAKIRGFRKPEPYKGKGVKFVGEVLRRKAGKSA; translated from the coding sequence ATGTCAAGAATAGGTAAAAGCCCAATTGTAATCACTGCTGGTGTAACTGTAGAAGTTAAAGACGGTATTATTACAGTAAAAGGAAAAAAAGGTCAATTAGTTCAGGAGTTTTCGGACGTAAATGTAACTGTTGAAGGCGATCAAGTTTTAGTAGAAAGATCGTCTGATCATAAAGACCACAGAGCAAAACACGGATTATATAGATCTTTGATCAATAATATGATTATCGGTGTTTCTGAAGGTTTTACAAAAGAACTAGAATTAGTTGGAGTTGGTTATAGAGCTTCAAACCAAGGTCAAAAATTAGATTTAGCTCTTGGATATTCTCACAATATTGTTTTGGAAATTGCTCCAGAAGTATCTTTAGAAACAATATCTGAAAAAGGTAAGAACCCTATCGTAAAATTAACATCATTTGATAAACAACTTTTAGGTCAAGTTGCTGCGAAAATCAGAGGTTTCCGTAAGCCAGAGCCATACAAAGGAAAAGGTGTTAAATTTGTGGGTGAAGTATTAAGAAGAAAAGCAGGTAAATCAGCTTAA
- the rpsH gene encoding 30S ribosomal protein S8 → MYTDPIADYLTRVRNAVAANHKVVEIPASNLKKEITKILFDQGYILSYKFEQNTVQGSIKIALKYDKDTKEPVIKDIQRISKPGLRKYAGAAKLPRILNGLGIAIVSTSKGLMTGKQAKQLNVGGEVICYVY, encoded by the coding sequence ATGTATACAGATCCTATTGCAGATTATTTGACTAGAGTTCGTAATGCTGTGGCTGCAAACCACAAAGTTGTTGAGATTCCAGCATCTAATCTTAAAAAAGAAATAACTAAGATCTTATTTGATCAAGGTTATATCTTAAGTTACAAATTTGAGCAGAACACAGTACAAGGTTCTATCAAAATTGCTTTAAAGTATGATAAAGATACTAAGGAGCCAGTAATTAAAGATATCCAAAGAATTAGTAAACCTGGTTTACGTAAATATGCAGGTGCTGCCAAATTACCAAGAATCCTTAATGGATTAGGAATTGCAATTGTTTCAACTTCAAAAGGTCTTATGACTGGAAAACAAGCGAAACAATTAAATGTAGGTGGTGAAGTAATTTGTTACGTATACTAA